Proteins from one Microtus pennsylvanicus isolate mMicPen1 chromosome 7, mMicPen1.hap1, whole genome shotgun sequence genomic window:
- the Tram1l1 gene encoding translocating chain-associated membrane protein 1-like 1, translating to MSTGEYRDMGARKKSARNPPVLSHEFMVQNHADMVSCLGMFFVMGLLFESTAEMSIVFLTLQHGVVVPAEELPSGSRTLYHYGVKDLATVFFYMLVAIITHASVQEYILDKLSKRLQLTKGKQNKLNEAGQLSVFYIVSGIWGMSILASENCFSDPTLLWKSPPHNMMTFQMKFFYISQLAYWCHSFPELYFQKVRKQDVPGQLIFIGLHLFHIGGAYLLYLNHLGLLLLLLHYSIELLSNLCSLFYFGDERYQKGLSFWPLVFISGRLVTLIVSVITVGLHLAGSQNPNILTGNVNVLAAKIAVLSSSCSIQVYITWTLTTVSLQRWLEDMSLHAQGRKRRSRSRKCTENGVENPNRIDSPPKKKEKVP from the coding sequence ATGAGTACCGGTGAGTACCGCGACATGGGGGCCCGCAAGAAGAGCGCCAGGAACCCCCCGGTGTTGAGCCACGAATTCATGGTGCAGAACCACGCGGACATGGTCTCCTGCTTGGGCATGTTCTTCGTGATGGGGCTTTTGTTCGAGAGCACGGCCGAGATGTCGATTGTGTTCCTCACGCTGCAGCACGGAGTCGTTGTCCCCGCGGAAGAGCTGCCTTCAGGGTCCAGGACCCTTTACCATTATGGGGTCAAAGATCTGGCCACAGTGTTCTTCTACATGCTGGTGGCCATCATCACCCATGCCTCCGTTCAGGAGTATATTCTGGATAAGCTCAGCAAGAGACTGCAGCTCACcaaaggcaaacaaaacaaattgaacGAGGCGGGGCAGCTAAGTGTGTTCTATATAGTGTCTGGTATCTGGGGCATGAGCATTCTGGCCTCTGAGAACTGCTTTTCAGACCCCACTCTATTGTGGAAGTCTCCTCCCCACAACATGATGACATTTCAGATGAAATTTTTCTACATCTCACAGCTGGCTTACTGGTGTCATAGCTTTCCAGAGCTCTACTTCCAAAAAGTGAGGAAGCAAGATGTCCCGGGTCAGCTCATCTTCATCGGTCTCCATCTCTTCCACATCGGAGGGGCCTATCTCTTGTACTTGAACCACCtgggcctgctgctgctgctgctgcactaTTCCATCGAGCTGCTCTCCAACCTGTGCAGCCTGTTCTACTTCGGTGATGAGCGGTACCAGAAAGGGCTGTCTTTTTGGCCTTTGGTGTTTATATCCGGGAGACTGGTGACATTGATTGTCTCGGTGATCACAGTAGGGCTTCACTTGGCAGGGTCACAGAATCCGAATATCCTCACTGGAAATGTCAATGTGTTGGCAGCTAAAATCGCTGTTCTGTCTTCGAGTTGCAGTATCCAAGTGTACATCACATGGACCTTGACGACTGTGTCGCTTCAGAGATGGCTAGAAGATATGAGTCTTCACGCCCAGGGGAGGAAGAGACGATCCAGGTCgagaaaatgcacagaaaatgGAGTGGAGAATCCAAATAGAATAGATTCTccaccaaagaagaaagagaaagttcCTTAA